ATAAGTGGCTTAAAATCGCTTTTTTCCTGGAAACCAACTAGGATGCTTATCTCAATTGACGACCAGCCTTTAAAGCGGAAGGGCTTTTTGGTTGTTATAGGAAACATTAAAGCCTATGCTGGACCAGAGATTAGCGTTACGCCTCTAGCCTCTCTGGATGATGGCTGGCTTGACCTCTGCATCTTCAAAAAGAGAACAGCTTTAGACATCCTTCGCTACACATTAGGTGTTATTACCCGTTCCCATACAGAGTTTGAGGATATAGAATATTTTAAGGCTAAATATGTAAAGATAGAGGCAGAAGAGCCTGTTCTTGTCCATACGGATTGTGAGGTAATTGGGACAGTGCCAATGGAATTTTCAATTGCACCCGCAATACTTCCTGTTATCCTTCCTTCTGAAAAAAAGCAATGAAGATAAGAATACAAAAATCAATTGCTCTATTCATCTGTTTCTTTTTTATAAGCTGTAAGATAAATGAGCCATCCACAGAGAAGGCTTACGAAAAAAGGTTTAGCCAGAGGATAAACCTTGCAGGAATAGATAATATGGCTAAAATTAACCAAAATCTTTACCGTGGCGCCCAACCAACAGAGGAGGGGTTTGCTGGTCTTAAAAAATTAGGGATTAAAACAATTATTAACCTGAGATCTTCTGATAGTAATGAAGAAGAATGGTGCAAAAAGCAGGGATTGAGGTATTATCATTTGAAAATGAGCCCATTTGAAGCCCCTGAGCCTGTTCAAGTAAAATATTTCTTTCAGATTGTTAATGAGCCAAAAAATCAGCCTGTTTTCTTCCATTGCCAATTGGGAAGGGATCGTACAGGAATGATGGCGGCTTTGTATAGAATTATTTATGATGATTGGAGCAATAGCGAGGCATTATCAGAAATGGATTATTTTGGCTTTCAGATTATATTAGATGAATTAAGGAGATATGTTAAGGATTTTGATAAGAATCTATTGAGAGAGCCTTCTTATAGACAAGGTAAATGAAGCCACCCACCAGGGCTTTAAAAAGCTCTAAGGAAGAGACCAAAAGACCAAGGGAAAGGGCTATATTTTTATTTACACCTACCAGGTAGAAGAGGAATGTATATGTTCCTTCGCGTAAGCCAATGCCATTTATGGATATGGGAATAGAGCTGATAAGATAGACCAGAGGAATGAAGATAAAAAAATAGAAAAAGGAAACCTTCATACCAAGGCTTAAAGACAAGATATATGGGGTAAGTATCCAGATAAAGGTGGTTATGAAGGAAAGGGCCAATGAAAAAACGAATTGACTTTTATGATGACTATAAAGCAAAATAGCATTGTGCATTTTACAAATAGCATTTCCAATTACAGGATGGAAGCGATGGCTATGACGAACAATCTGCCAATAGCAGATAGAAAACAGGAAAATAAAGACAAGGATGAAGAAGATGATTTTTGCCAAATAATTTATCAGGCTTAAGGTAAGGATTTTATATCCAAGATAAAGAAAAATGA
The bacterium DNA segment above includes these coding regions:
- a CDS encoding protein tyrosine phosphatase family protein, which codes for MKIRIQKSIALFICFFFISCKINEPSTEKAYEKRFSQRINLAGIDNMAKINQNLYRGAQPTEEGFAGLKKLGIKTIINLRSSDSNEEEWCKKQGLRYYHLKMSPFEAPEPVQVKYFFQIVNEPKNQPVFFHCQLGRDRTGMMAALYRIIYDDWSNSEALSEMDYFGFQIILDELRRYVKDFDKNLLREPSYRQGK
- a CDS encoding lysylphosphatidylglycerol synthase transmembrane domain-containing protein, translating into MKKRIIQIIVSIGLMTIILYQADLKEIGRIIKTANIPLIILSPFILFLTVFINSLKLKMLLSIQGICLSFYKTFCYQIIGAFFSNFLPGTIGGDVFQTYILKKKGFSGTKSAVAIMTTRFTEFIGMTTFFLIFLYLGYKILTLSLINYLAKIIFFILVFIFLFSICYWQIVRHSHRFHPVIGNAICKMHNAILLYSHHKSQFVFSLALSFITTFIWILTPYILSLSLGMKVSFFYFFIFIPLVYLISSIPISINGIGLREGTYTFLFYLVGVNKNIALSLGLLVSSLELFKALVGGFIYLVYKKALSIDSYQNP